Part of the Molothrus aeneus isolate 106 chromosome 8, BPBGC_Maene_1.0, whole genome shotgun sequence genome is shown below.
ATATGTTGTATCAGGGTCTGATCCTTACTTCTTCCACGTCTGAGCTTCCAACAGCTGGCAAGGGCAAGTACAGCAGAGTGGTTCATTGACACACACATTCATGGCTGCTCTCCTACGTTTTTGTGCTCTGAGCCTTGAGTGCGTGTGGGGGGAAATTTGGTGCTAAATAAGAAGGGAAGGCTATTTTCTAGATAACTGAAGTTGTCACAGCTTTTCTGAGTGTCATTTGTCTGTTTGCCTTTTTCAGGTTAAGGTGAACATCCTAGGAGATGTAGTGGACCAGGGAAGCACAGCTCTCAGTATTGACAGTGTGGGCTTCAGTCCACACGTGGCCATCTACTCCACCCGCCCCGATGTCAGATGTGTCATACACATCCAcacccctgccacagctgctgtaaGTCTTCCTTTGGCacagaatgaaagaaaacagctgAGGGCATATTTCTTCTcacagcagtttcattttggttttaatatCAACTCTGCACTGGTAAATAAAAGTGTGAGAGAGGGCTGGGCCACCACAGTGGAATAGCATCGGAATAAATTGATGCTCAGAGATTATTATACTGAGGTTGAGGAGGTTGTAAAGCAAATAGTTTACACAGGCTTCATTTATAGCATCCTAAATAATATCATGTGCTGTATAAATCACCTTCATTTGCATTATGCAGCTCCATTTTTAAGTGGTTTGATTAGTTGTTTGGATTTACCTCAGTATTTAAATGTTATAATTAACATAAACTTTAAATGGTCTGgataataatgataaaaatgtAAGAAGGCCTGAAAGAATTGGTTTAAAATAACTAAATTCCTATTATTTTATCTAGAAATGCACacgtacacacacacatatacatatacatatacattcCTTGGTTACAGACAAAATATAAAggaattaataatttcttttttaccaGCTTTTTCAATAATAAATGTGAGAAAGAAGGATAAACCATTAAGTAAGCTGAGAAttaaacattaataaaattcacaaaaatttCCTTCAATAAATATGTCCCTAGACTGGGTAGCAGCACCCTATTGCAAATTAGACTTCTGGGAGGTTGTTCCTAAGCTCTCCCTATGGATTTGTCTCTCTTCTAACAAAGTACACCCTGCTAAGGCTTGGGTGGTTGAGATGTGAATTTTAAGAGTTCTATTTTTCCCTAGTTAccagcatttcattttcatcaAACAGGTTTCTTCTATGAAGTGTGGCATCCTTCCCATATCACAAGAGGCTCTGATTCTGGGAGATGTTGCTTATTACAACTACCAGGGATCCCTTGATGAACAGGAAGAGAGAATTCAGCTTCAAAAAGTTCTTGGACCCAGTTGCAAGGTATTCAACCTCATTTATGCTCTTCCTAAACAATGTTCATGTCCTGCTCCAGTTTCTACCATTTAACATTAGTGTCTTCATTTACTAGGTATTAGTTTTGAGAAACCATGGTGTGGTAACACTAGGAGAGACACTGGAAGAAGCATTCCACTATATTTTCAATGTGCAACTGGCCTGTGAAACACAGGTGAGTGAGAATTTATCTGTGTTTCATTTCAAACACTTATGCTGCAGAGTTACAGATTGTAGCCCAGATGGGAATTCCTCTTACATCACACAGTTTTGGAGTTGTGGAATCCAGGAATCCTGTATACCTGGTCAAAGAGAGACTGGAGTGGTCAGGGAATCACCGAGGGAATGGCACAAATACTCACTCTAGGAACACTGACACAGTCTCAGTGGTGTTACACTCTAAAGCATACAGAAGGTTTTGTTCCATGCTGTGCAGAGTGAGCCTCATGCAGGGAATCTGTCAGATGATAGAGTTGCTGGTACTCACTGCATGGGGAAGTGTGACTGAAGATCCAGCTCCTTTACTGAAGCTGAATGTTGTGACAAGAAAAGAAGCTTCTCTCTGTGATCTCAGATTTGTGAAATCAAATTAAAAGAAGGTCTTTAGAGCAATGGTAGTGGGTggcatatttaaaaataacttgaatCACAAAATCAGTGTTTCCATTCAGACTAACTTTAGCTACCTGGTTAGGTATCCAGATACTATCTATTACATGTGAAGAGAGACCACTGAAAGGGTTCTCACCTTTCATAAGTTTTAAGCCCATCCCCAGAAACTTCATCACTTTATTCTTGTTCCCCAGTGATCCTGTCCTCCCAAAGATACATTTGGATGTGCAAACGGCAGgcttccattcctttccttccttgccCTATCATTCATCTTGAGTTCAGACACTCTCTCATTTTGAAACAGCGAGAAAAAGGGACAATTTTTAATCTTGTGATGCAGAAAGATGTTTTTAAGGGTACTCTGAAAGCAGGTGTTTCAGTCTACCCCTTTTAAGGTGCAGTTGATAGCAGATGATATAATGCTTTCTGTAGCAGTCACTTGCTAtgtattttaatgcattttttggACAGTAGAAAACTAGCTTGAGAAGTAACCACAGCATGTATTTAAACAACCTCCTGCTGCAAATTCAGAAAAGCAGAGCATACAAAAGTTTTTCCACAAATGAAATACACTCCTTGATGTCTCCAGGTTCATGCATTGGCTGGAGCAGGTGGGATAGACAATCTCCTACTACTGGATCTGCAGAAGTTCAAGCCTTCCACACACGCCgtggcagcagtgggaggaGGTGGAGTTAATATGGCTTCACAACAAAAATGGAAAGTTGGGGAGCAAGAATTTGAAGCCCTCATGAGGATGCTGGACAACCTGGTGAGAGCACATTGCTGGTGCTATCAATGTAGACCTGTAAGGTTTTGAGTGTAGGATTGGATTCtgtaaagcaaataattttttattcataCTCTTTCTGACAGCAGTATTCTGTCTTAATAAGAATTTATAAGGCTTTGAGCTTCAATTTTGTCCCACCATTCTTACAAATGTGTAGTAACTTAATAGTAAAAatctttgctttaatttttttaaacattcttttcttctttttctcctccacaGGGATACAGAACTGGCTATGCCTATAGGCAACCATTAGTCAGGGAAAAACCCAGACATAAGAGTGATGTTGAGATTCCAGCCACTGTGACTGCCTTTTCCTTTGAAGATGACACAGTCCCACTTTCCCCCCTGAAATTCCTTGCACAGAGGCAACAGAGAGAGAAGACAAGATGGCTGAACTCTCCAAACACATACTTGAAAGTGAATGTGCCTGAGGAGTCCTGGAACGGGGAAACCAGTCCCAGGACTAAGATCACGGTAGGTTGATGTGTTGGACAGTCACTTTGGTTTTGCCCTACTTGAAAGTAAGTTATACACAGTTTATATGAGGAAATCTTGGATAGGATTGGCAAATAAGTTTATTGAGCAAATTAAAATAGGCTTTTCAGAGCCTTAATGACATTGGTACTAAGGGTCTCCTCTCTTAGAGGAGAGAGGAGTTGACTGTAAGAGTAACACTTCATGATAAAATTGAACAATGATTTCACAGTTCTAACCATCTCTTCTTATTCCTGAAGTAGAAAACAGTTTTTCTACCACTTCTTCTTATGCTATTAGTTATCCATCAAATATAGTAAGGCTTTAAGTCAACCGTGGGTTGTTCTTTTACATGAGGGAGACACAAGCTCTAATTCATCTCTTGCTGTCCCCTTTCTATTTGTGAGCCTTCtgaaaacagcttttgaaaGGTCTGTTCGTGCTACAGGCTTTCAATGATGATTAAGATTttccccctcctgcagctcagcaagaTGCTTACACTTtgtttgctgcctgcagagaggTGGCCCTCGTGGGACTGCAGAGCGTCTTAATGCTCTTCAGCTACTTCCAGTACAACTGTAAAAGcatcagctcctcctgctggcagGCTGGCAGGTTTCTAAACttgagctggggaaaaaaatcctcagaacCCTGcttgagaagggaaaaaaactgtAGTCAGTGTGTGGTCAGTGGAGGTGGAAGTTGGTTGCACGAACAAGGGCTCTGATCTACATGCCAGTTACTAGAAAGTGTGATCCTTTCTAAATACAGCATCCTTAATACACAGCTAACACTGCATTTTTCAGGAATGTATGTCAGTATTTACAAAAAGTAGTCATGTTCAAGGCAACTTAAAATCCTCTTGGGCAAACACACAAACCTGTAAAGGaattgggattatttttttaggCGTCATGTGGAagtgaaaataaagacagaaagtCCTTTCTTGATATCTCTTCTTTAACAGTAAGAGCACAGAGAATTGTTCCTTTCCATCATACTGGCTATTTTAGCTTCTgtcttattttttccctctttaagTGGATGAAAGCTGATGACTCCTCCAAGACCAGTGGAGGAACGCCAATCAAAATTGAAGATCCAAACCAATTTGTTCCTCTAAACACAAACCCAAGTGAAGTgttggaaaagagaaataaggtaaaatgaactgaaaattgtaacatttccaaataaaattatGTGTTCAAGTAATGATTCAGCAGAGcagtaaaataacattttcaaatCTTTTGATTTTATTAAGAAGGTTCTTACACTATATGTGGTTTTTGGCACCaaaaacatgtatttaaatGTGTGATATACATAAAATCTGTAGATACGTatgtaatatttatatatttaaattttgagTGCAGTAGTCTGATGAAAGATGAGTGTTAACTCTGGAAATGATAGATTGGGAATGGTCGTCCCTgttatttatcattttatttACTAGATAATTAGGTGTCAACACCAACAGAATTGCTGTACATCATCTGCAGCATGATTCAATCTCAGACTCTAATcttgttctgttctgttttaaTTTGCCTAGTGCTTGTTAAGCTGGAATTTCTAatggcagtaaaaaaaaaagaaaatgagagattATTGTTGGATCTCTCTGTAAACAGAAATatctctctgcctttcccttccAGCATGAAAGACACTGATTATCAGACTGATCAAATACTCCACCCTCAGCATAACTATATTAGCAGATATTCAGGACACTTTTCATTGGATTgcttatctttttctttcttggaaaGCACTGTATCAGCATCCTTGGGGACTGAAGTGGAGTTAGAAGGAGCAACTCCCTTCCTCAGAACTGGAAAGGCACCCTCTCATCATCCAGAGATTAATAATACATTAATTGTCCCAGgcaatgatttttaaattcttgcATGTCACTGGCTCACAGAGAGTTTATTCCTAATTCTCTgctgtaggatttttttaatatgatcTGTATTGGTATTTATATCTGATCTGCCAATCTCTTAAGCTCTGACAATTAGAAGTTAGGGCTGTTAGTTTAGGGAAAACAATAAACtattcacaaaaggaaaaactttaCCAAACTTTGTAATCACAGAGTTTCCTCCAACAGCTGAACATGCATCCTTTATGAGGTttggaggaggagaggacaATTATGGGGCTATTCCTGGGAGCTTATTTCTAAATGTTGGCTTACATGAAGTGCAAGAACTGGGATTGGGGTAAATATTTGTAAGCACTGAAAGAGCCAAACAACATATGCTGTGTATTTAGAGGTGGAAGAAGAGTTCTTAATTTTTGGTGCAGCAGCACACAGTTTGACTCTTCAGCCATTCACTGCTGCCTGTGTTAGTGGCTTTGCAAAGCTGATGGGCATAGGGTTTgttaaagagaaataattttttctaacctggtttgttttctctctaTAGATAAGGGAGCAAAACCGATATGACCTAAAGACAGCAGGACCTCAgtctcagctgctggcagggattGTTGTGGATAAAAAGCCAAGTTCAGTGAGTACAACATAATTAACTGATTTATAGCTGTTCAGGTAATTTGGCTGCCTGTGTTTCAAATGTCAGCTTGGGCCATTTTTGTTCTGAATGTTTTGTTAGAACTGATTATTTTAATGCCAGTTTTAGAGGTGTGATGCATGTTAAGTTTGCCACCATTAATATTAATGAAGTAGGATTCTTGTCTAAGCTCATTTAAGTGAGAGAGGAAGAACTTTGGAATGCATGGGGCCAAAAATAGCCTTCATTAGTCTGTGGAAGTGATGCTTAAGATAACAATTGAGTCCAAGAGGTAGCTGAGTTAAAAAGGTGGGATGTGACAATGTAAAAGGCAGCTTTCATTAGAAACAGGGTTTCCAGCTTCTTACCTGCCCATATTAATCTTTTCTTGAATAGAATATACTTCCAAACACTATAGATATGAGATATCCCTAATAAGGTTATCAACATACTGTGGTGAATTGGAATTCTAAGAGTTTCCAGCTATCCAACAGTTAGTACATCTGTGTTTTAACTCTGTATTCCCTGCCAAAACTTTGTCATCAAActttggccaaaaaaaaaaaaaaaaaaaaagttctgcttTTTGCTTCATATTTTTTAACTGTTAAATTCTGTGGCTTTCTCTTTCCC
Proteins encoded:
- the ADD3 gene encoding gamma-adducin isoform X2, with translation MSADASQVITTPPPATMPHKERYFDRINENDPEYIRERNMSPDLRQDFNMMEQRKRVTQILQSPAFREDLECLIQEQMKKGNNPTGLLALQQIAEYITGSTFTGFSSSSLSHGMITPINDLPGVDTSSFVKGEKLTRCKLASLYRLADLFGWAHLPNTYITVRVSKEHDHILIIPRGLSFSEASASNLVKVNILGDVVDQGSTALSIDSVGFSPHVAIYSTRPDVRCVIHIHTPATAAVSSMKCGILPISQEALILGDVAYYNYQGSLDEQEERIQLQKVLGPSCKVLVLRNHGVVTLGETLEEAFHYIFNVQLACETQVHALAGAGGIDNLLLLDLQKFKPSTHAVAAVGGGGVNMASQQKWKVGEQEFEALMRMLDNLGYRTGYAYRQPLVREKPRHKSDVEIPATVTAFSFEDDTVPLSPLKFLAQRQQREKTRWLNSPNTYLKVNVPEESWNGETSPRTKITWMKADDSSKTSGGTPIKIEDPNQFVPLNTNPSEVLEKRNKIREQNRYDLKTAGPQSQLLAGIVVDKKPSSPVQFDDEHAPPAPPNPFSHLTEKELEEYKKTIERKQQGLEENHEDFYSQNANLISMEMPVVVVNGKEDAHDVEEDLTRRVSQLSTVESVEITIKGSEKIEEALSPEGSPSKSPSKKKKKFRTPSFLKKSKKKEKVEA